The following are from one region of the Polynucleobacter sp. MWH-CaK5 genome:
- a CDS encoding DUF2889 domain-containing protein, translating to MSSSSSSNRTLIHTRDIKTQAFRREDGLWDVEATLLDVKDKDFHLASGVKPKGEAIHQMVLIVTIDTKFNIVDAQAKTHAAPYDDHCKTIEPDYKKLIGLNLANGFRGAVKERLSGISGCSHMTELCSVLPTVAIQAFAGEIFKVVDEGSGTMPFQLNRCHALRTDGETVKRYHRAWFGAPLTPVDMSKKES from the coding sequence ATGAGCTCATCTTCTTCATCCAATCGCACCCTGATACACACCAGAGACATCAAGACTCAAGCATTTCGTCGTGAGGATGGTTTGTGGGATGTTGAAGCCACCTTGCTAGATGTCAAAGATAAAGACTTTCATTTGGCTTCAGGCGTTAAGCCTAAGGGTGAGGCCATTCATCAAATGGTTTTGATTGTCACCATTGATACCAAGTTCAATATTGTTGATGCCCAGGCTAAAACACATGCAGCCCCCTACGATGATCATTGCAAAACTATTGAGCCCGACTATAAAAAGTTGATTGGACTCAATCTGGCAAATGGTTTTCGGGGCGCCGTCAAAGAGCGCTTGAGCGGTATTTCAGGGTGTTCTCACATGACTGAACTCTGTTCGGTCTTGCCAACAGTGGCAATTCAGGCATTTGCAGGGGAAATCTTCAAGGTTGTGGACGAAGGTTCCGGAACCATGCCTTTTCAGCTCAATCGATGCCATGCCCTAAGAACCGACGGTGAAACAGTCAAAAGGTACCACCGGGCTTGGTTTGGAGCCCCATTAACACCTGTGGATATGTCAAAAAAAGAGTCTTAA
- the recX gene encoding recombination regulator RecX: protein MPKQQAPSLMGRALRYLSRREHSRQELRKKLLPYAESDIELDELMVKLEAQSWLSDERFAESLVRRKSERYGSLKIVDELKQQGIEGDSLLEIKERLKISDATRAWELWQRKFDSMVTKDPKEKSKQMRYLVSKGFPLSVVTRIVDGRFSPSEEDS, encoded by the coding sequence ATGCCTAAACAGCAAGCCCCAAGTTTGATGGGGCGAGCTCTTCGGTATTTATCAAGAAGAGAGCATAGTCGCCAAGAGCTTCGCAAGAAGCTCTTGCCTTATGCGGAATCTGATATTGAGCTCGATGAGCTGATGGTAAAACTTGAAGCGCAGTCTTGGTTATCAGACGAGCGTTTTGCCGAGAGCTTGGTTCGTCGCAAATCTGAGCGATATGGCAGTTTGAAAATTGTTGATGAATTAAAGCAGCAAGGTATTGAAGGCGACTCTTTATTAGAAATTAAAGAGCGACTAAAAATTTCTGATGCCACCAGAGCTTGGGAACTGTGGCAAAGAAAATTTGATTCCATGGTCACCAAAGACCCAAAAGAAAAATCCAAACAAATGCGTTACCTCGTATCCAAAGGTTTCCCTTTGAGTGTGGTCACCAGAATTGTTGATGGACGGTTCTCTCCATCTGAGGAAGATTCATAA
- the recA gene encoding recombinase RecA: MEDQKKKSGSGPADIEGMSSDKQKALNAALAQIEKQFGKGSIMRLGDSDIGQDIQVVSTGSLGLDIALGVGGLARGRVIEIYGPESSGKTTLTLHAVAEMQKLGGTCAFIDAEHALDVQYAAKLGVDVNNLLISQPDTGEQALEIADALVRSGSIDLIVIDSVAALVPRAEIEGDMGDSLPGLQARLMSQALRKLTGTIKRTNSMVIFINQIRMKIGVMFGSPETTTGGNALKFYASMRLDIRRIGSIKKGDDIVGNETRVKVVKNKVSPPFREAIFDIMYGEGISRQGEIIDLGVECDIVEKSGAWYSYNGERVGQGKDNAREFLKENPEIAKEIEARVREKLGVNTGSVISPKEEADA; encoded by the coding sequence ATGGAAGACCAAAAAAAGAAATCTGGATCAGGCCCCGCTGATATTGAGGGAATGAGCTCTGATAAGCAAAAAGCCCTCAATGCAGCACTTGCTCAGATTGAAAAGCAATTTGGTAAGGGCTCCATCATGCGTCTTGGTGACAGTGATATTGGCCAGGATATTCAAGTGGTATCAACAGGCTCTTTAGGCTTGGACATTGCCTTGGGCGTTGGTGGTTTGGCCAGAGGTCGTGTGATTGAGATATACGGCCCAGAATCTTCAGGTAAAACAACTTTAACCTTGCACGCTGTTGCAGAAATGCAAAAACTGGGTGGTACATGTGCGTTCATTGATGCTGAGCATGCTTTGGATGTGCAGTACGCAGCTAAATTGGGCGTCGATGTAAATAATTTATTGATTTCTCAGCCGGACACTGGTGAGCAAGCATTGGAAATTGCTGATGCCTTGGTTCGTTCAGGCTCGATTGATTTGATCGTGATTGACTCTGTGGCTGCCTTGGTGCCACGCGCTGAAATTGAAGGTGACATGGGTGATTCATTACCTGGTTTGCAAGCTCGTTTGATGAGCCAAGCTTTGCGCAAATTAACAGGAACGATCAAGCGCACAAATTCAATGGTGATCTTCATTAACCAAATTCGTATGAAGATTGGTGTGATGTTTGGTTCACCTGAAACAACCACAGGTGGTAATGCTTTGAAGTTTTATGCCTCAATGCGTTTAGACATTCGTCGCATCGGTAGCATCAAAAAAGGCGATGACATTGTTGGTAATGAAACACGTGTGAAGGTTGTGAAAAACAAAGTATCTCCGCCATTCCGAGAGGCCATCTTTGACATCATGTATGGAGAGGGTATTTCTAGACAGGGTGAAATCATTGACTTAGGTGTTGAGTGCGACATCGTTGAAAAGTCAGGCGCTTGGTACAGCTATAACGGCGAGCGTGTTGGTCAAGGTAAAGATAATGCACGTGAATTCTTAAAAGAGAATCCTGAGATTGCTAAAGAAATTGAAGCAAGGGTTCGTGAAAAATTAGGCGTTAACACTGGTAGTGTGATCAGCCCTAAAGAAGAAGCGGATGCCTAA
- a CDS encoding response regulator transcription factor, which yields MRILIAEDDSVLADGLTRSLRQSGYAVDHVKDGQSADLALSAQAFDLLILDLGLPKMTGLEVLKRLRSRNSMLPVLILTAADSTEERVKGLDAGADDYMAKPFALSELEARVRALTRRGTGGGPTVVKHGPLQFDQVGRVAYIDEKMLELSARELGLLEVLLKRVGRLVSKDQLVDHLCEWGEEVSNNAIEVYVHRLRKKIEVGGIRIATIRGLGYCLEKFQTPPEAPKVSEA from the coding sequence ATGAGAATACTGATTGCAGAAGACGATAGCGTATTAGCTGATGGGTTAACCAGGTCCTTGAGACAGTCTGGTTATGCAGTGGACCATGTCAAAGATGGCCAATCTGCTGATCTCGCCCTATCGGCCCAGGCCTTTGACTTATTGATCCTAGATTTGGGTTTGCCCAAAATGACGGGTCTTGAAGTACTCAAGCGCTTGCGCTCCAGAAACTCCATGCTCCCAGTGCTTATTTTGACGGCCGCTGACTCTACTGAAGAACGCGTCAAGGGTTTAGATGCTGGTGCCGATGATTACATGGCCAAGCCATTCGCTTTATCTGAATTAGAAGCCCGTGTTCGAGCATTAACTCGACGTGGCACTGGTGGCGGACCAACTGTGGTCAAACACGGTCCATTGCAATTCGACCAAGTAGGTCGTGTGGCTTATATCGATGAAAAGATGCTCGAGTTATCCGCTAGAGAACTAGGATTATTAGAGGTTCTATTAAAACGAGTGGGTCGCTTGGTTTCCAAAGATCAACTGGTGGATCACTTGTGCGAATGGGGCGAAGAAGTCAGTAACAACGCAATCGAAGTCTACGTTCACCGTCTGCGCAAAAAAATTGAAGTTGGTGGCATTCGCATTGCAACGATTCGCGGCCTTGGTTATTGCCTAGAAAAATTTCAAACACCTCCCGAAGCTCCAAAAGTATCTGAAGCTTAA
- a CDS encoding sensor histidine kinase, with protein sequence MADVRPAIDAELQRLLPPESYGLKHASKGPRSLFGEILDWMLAPLLLLWPMSIAVTYLVAQSIATAPFDRSLENSVQAISQQIKAVGDEISLTLPMSARQILRADENDTIYFQVIGPRGELIAGDKDLSLPADGDPLQVGTVTYRDSRIAGNEVRIAATLVILSTATGPNPVMVQVAETLEKRSQLANEIIKGVILPQFIILPIVVILVWFGLSRGLAPLNALQNRIRNRLVDDTSPIEERAAPQEIMPLISSFNDVLYQLEDSVQSQKRFIADAAHQLKTPLAGLRMQAELAQRENSPEELQRSLEQIADSSTRATRLVQQLLSLARMENTNKLSEKILIDLSQSAADATKSWLSAAWEKKIDLGYQSNQPSHKMYGNPVMLKELFNNLLDNAIKYTPPNGSVTVDVRKADQPGLLIVEVKDTGPGIPPEERQRVLERFYRVLGSDIEGSGLGLAIVKEIAIQHGGKLEILENIYQESPLKYGTCMRVYLPVGTP encoded by the coding sequence ATGGCTGATGTACGCCCCGCCATTGATGCGGAACTTCAACGACTTTTACCACCAGAGTCATATGGCTTAAAACATGCCAGCAAAGGTCCCAGATCACTGTTTGGAGAAATCCTAGACTGGATGTTGGCCCCGCTTTTGTTGCTATGGCCAATGAGTATTGCAGTGACTTACTTGGTGGCTCAATCAATTGCTACAGCTCCATTTGATCGAAGTCTTGAAAACAGTGTTCAAGCCATCTCTCAACAAATCAAAGCGGTTGGCGATGAAATCTCTCTGACCCTACCAATGTCAGCCAGGCAAATTTTGCGGGCAGATGAAAACGATACGATTTACTTTCAGGTCATCGGTCCACGCGGAGAATTAATTGCGGGCGATAAAGATTTATCTTTACCAGCTGATGGAGATCCACTCCAAGTGGGCACGGTCACTTATCGTGACAGCCGAATAGCAGGCAATGAAGTTCGTATTGCTGCCACCTTGGTCATACTATCAACAGCCACTGGCCCAAACCCAGTGATGGTTCAAGTGGCTGAAACTCTAGAAAAAAGATCTCAGCTTGCCAATGAAATCATCAAGGGCGTGATCTTGCCGCAATTCATCATTTTGCCGATTGTGGTGATCTTGGTTTGGTTTGGCTTGAGCAGAGGTCTTGCGCCATTGAACGCCCTGCAAAACAGAATCAGAAATCGTTTGGTTGATGACACCAGTCCGATTGAAGAGCGCGCCGCACCTCAAGAAATCATGCCTTTGATTTCTAGCTTTAATGACGTTTTGTATCAGCTTGAAGATTCTGTGCAATCACAGAAACGATTCATTGCTGATGCTGCGCATCAATTAAAAACACCTTTGGCTGGTCTGCGCATGCAGGCAGAATTAGCTCAAAGAGAAAACAGTCCTGAAGAACTGCAAAGATCTTTAGAACAAATCGCCGATAGCTCCACGCGAGCCACTCGCCTAGTACAGCAATTGCTGTCACTGGCCAGAATGGAAAACACCAACAAGCTCAGCGAAAAGATCTTGATTGATTTATCTCAATCAGCTGCTGATGCGACGAAAAGTTGGCTGTCTGCTGCTTGGGAAAAGAAGATTGATTTGGGTTATCAAAGCAATCAACCATCGCACAAAATGTATGGCAATCCAGTGATGCTGAAAGAGTTATTTAATAACTTGCTCGATAACGCGATCAAATACACTCCACCGAATGGTTCTGTGACTGTCGATGTTAGGAAAGCCGATCAACCAGGCTTGCTGATCGTTGAAGTTAAAGATACGGGACCAGGCATTCCTCCAGAGGAACGTCAACGAGTTTTAGAGCGCTTCTACCGAGTTCTTGGAAGCGACATTGAGGGCAGCGGCTTAGGTTTGGCGATTGTGAAAGAGATTGCTATACAGCATGGCGGCAAGCTAGAGATTCTTGAAAATATCTACCAAGAATCCCCACTGAAATACGGCACGTGTATGCGCGTTTATCTTCCAGTGGGCACCCCATGA
- a CDS encoding DUF4212 domain-containing protein, translating to MKTWSKNKRLIVILLSIWFLTTLVVGLAPEPLRFSFFGWNFTYWWGAQGALLIYLAIIWIYAHKMHQYEKKAIKTGKN from the coding sequence ATGAAAACATGGTCTAAAAATAAACGCTTGATCGTCATCCTATTGAGCATTTGGTTTTTAACAACCTTGGTGGTTGGGCTTGCGCCAGAACCCTTGAGATTTAGTTTCTTTGGTTGGAATTTCACTTATTGGTGGGGCGCTCAAGGAGCACTTCTGATTTATTTAGCCATCATCTGGATTTATGCCCACAAGATGCATCAATATGAAAAGAAAGCCATCAAGACAGGCAAAAATTAA
- a CDS encoding DUF6352 family protein yields the protein MRKFWPNSNYQFLSVNQDRQLIITDDFLRSYLRRPELALIPESCAQEQKIHQSLTDNPRATIDPAEIKKMQDPDIQVNHEIWLRFRDKLVLAPTLENFYLGLFQGDGVDVPPLFVDQLTQILCQHLLGDNPSAIEARAAEILFRMQKITILEDGHIMSADQITVEKYAETGGFGSIGELLKQNSAPLRSIDLDVMIKDNADDYWERDELHDFVLQLNYDQDGAAALSKLLEKWIFHFHGTKVTITPQGQISDSKWSWHIGLDVNATEILNALYNGETVDNSKLAQVLCLFKLEFVDKGRMLPEIAGKPIYLAMAHDIDKCLKFKPQNLLINLPLAETS from the coding sequence ATGCGCAAATTTTGGCCCAACAGTAATTACCAGTTTCTATCCGTTAATCAAGATCGACAACTCATCATCACTGATGACTTTTTAAGATCTTATTTAAGAAGGCCTGAGCTTGCTCTCATTCCAGAGTCTTGCGCGCAAGAACAAAAGATCCATCAATCACTCACAGACAATCCAAGAGCCACGATCGATCCTGCTGAAATTAAAAAAATGCAAGATCCTGATATTCAGGTGAACCATGAGATTTGGTTGCGCTTCAGAGACAAATTAGTTCTTGCACCCACATTAGAGAATTTTTACTTGGGTCTCTTCCAAGGCGACGGCGTCGATGTTCCACCACTCTTTGTTGATCAATTAACCCAAATTCTTTGTCAGCATCTTTTAGGTGACAATCCAAGCGCTATTGAAGCAAGAGCGGCTGAGATCTTATTCAGAATGCAAAAGATCACCATCCTAGAAGATGGTCACATCATGTCAGCGGATCAAATCACAGTTGAGAAATATGCAGAAACTGGTGGCTTTGGCAGCATTGGTGAACTACTCAAACAAAACTCAGCACCACTAAGAAGCATTGATTTAGATGTCATGATCAAAGACAACGCTGATGACTACTGGGAACGAGATGAGTTGCATGACTTTGTTCTTCAACTGAACTATGACCAAGACGGTGCTGCAGCTCTCAGCAAACTTCTTGAAAAGTGGATCTTTCACTTCCACGGCACCAAAGTCACTATCACCCCTCAAGGTCAGATCTCAGACTCTAAATGGTCATGGCACATTGGTCTTGATGTGAATGCCACTGAAATTTTGAACGCGCTCTATAACGGCGAAACAGTCGACAACTCAAAATTGGCACAAGTCTTGTGTTTATTCAAATTAGAGTTTGTTGATAAAGGTCGCATGCTGCCAGAAATTGCTGGCAAACCTATTTATCTTGCAATGGCCCATGACATTGATAAGTGTCTTAAGTTCAAGCCACAGAACTTACTCATCAATTTACCCTTGGCTGAAACTTCTTAA
- a CDS encoding methyltransferase domain-containing protein has product MAPTCQLCNSTNLQTNLQNDAKSKSPLAISFCSDCSLVQQQEIPSDEELKIYYSHNYRQDYKSTYSPKPKYVRRAGITALDRIKFLESHVQLSNQVLLDIGAGGGEFVYMAQKRGLRSKGIEPNLGYSSFSKEQYGVEVKTAMLSDVQDSSADIVTLFHVFEHMAKPLEVMKKLYSSIKDGGYLFIEVPNILQADASPHNIYFKAHLFYYSKFTLACAASQYFDVIKVEDQGNLKVLFKKKVQPSENISSVQSDQIEYSQNRINQKGWFEYLINGKGILKPFLRIERVVTELFIKKSSPKEILDSLYTSREDFYRPLSKHQLKRGVAWSSAGGLGFIAIEAFC; this is encoded by the coding sequence ATGGCCCCTACCTGTCAGTTATGTAATTCAACAAACTTGCAAACCAATCTTCAAAATGATGCCAAGAGCAAGTCACCACTGGCCATTTCATTCTGCTCCGATTGCAGTCTTGTTCAGCAACAAGAGATTCCTTCGGATGAAGAATTAAAAATCTACTATTCTCACAATTACCGTCAAGACTATAAAAGCACTTACTCACCAAAACCAAAGTATGTGCGTCGTGCAGGCATCACTGCATTAGATCGAATCAAATTTCTTGAATCACACGTTCAGCTATCCAATCAAGTTCTATTAGATATTGGTGCAGGTGGCGGTGAATTTGTGTACATGGCACAAAAAAGAGGTCTTCGATCCAAGGGCATAGAACCAAACCTTGGTTATTCAAGTTTCTCAAAAGAGCAATACGGTGTTGAAGTTAAAACAGCCATGCTGTCAGATGTTCAAGACTCCTCAGCAGACATCGTGACCTTGTTTCATGTGTTTGAACACATGGCAAAACCTTTAGAGGTGATGAAAAAGTTATATTCAAGTATCAAAGATGGTGGCTATCTGTTCATTGAGGTTCCAAATATTTTGCAAGCCGATGCATCACCACACAACATCTACTTCAAAGCCCACCTCTTCTATTATTCAAAATTCACACTTGCATGTGCTGCCAGTCAGTACTTTGATGTGATCAAAGTAGAAGATCAGGGAAACTTAAAAGTCTTATTCAAGAAAAAAGTTCAGCCCTCTGAAAATATTTCTTCAGTTCAGTCGGATCAAATTGAGTACTCTCAAAACAGAATTAATCAGAAGGGCTGGTTTGAATACCTCATCAATGGCAAAGGAATTCTTAAACCCTTCCTCAGAATTGAGCGAGTTGTCACAGAATTGTTTATAAAAAAATCGAGCCCTAAAGAAATACTGGATTCACTCTATACATCCAGAGAAGATTTTTATCGCCCACTCTCAAAACATCAGCTCAAACGAGGGGTCGCGTGGTCAAGTGCTGGTGGCCTGGGATTTATCGCAATTGAAGCATTTTGTTGA
- a CDS encoding putative Na+/H+ antiporter yields MNPTTLQIIATTLFAIAVLHTFSSSFFEHLAHKQPNHSGLWHLLGEVEAVFGFWAMILIVFMAFASGGYQPSVEYLESRNYTEPLFVFAIMVVAASRPVLHFASELVRLVSGLLTQLFRINNVTTSYFVTLSLVPLLGSFITEPAAMTLAALLLKKKVFSQTSNTKLMYLTIGVLFVNISIGGALTSFAAPPILMVASAWGWDTAYVFQTFGMKAALAVIINATLVTLLVRRDLPKANANHQNDVMPLFVVAVHLLFLAGIVVFAHHPVVFMGLLLFFMGYTHAYAKFQNPLLLKEALMVAFFLAGLVVLGGMQQWWLQPILENMSSTLVYYGATALTAITDNAALTYLGSLVEGTSEEFKYALVAGAITGGGLTVIANAPNPAGMSILREHFPDGSVSALWLFLAALPPTIVAIIAFQFI; encoded by the coding sequence ATGAACCCAACAACCTTACAAATTATCGCCACAACACTTTTTGCTATTGCGGTGTTGCACACATTTTCATCATCATTTTTTGAGCACTTAGCTCATAAGCAGCCAAACCACTCTGGTCTATGGCACTTACTTGGTGAAGTTGAGGCTGTTTTTGGTTTTTGGGCGATGATCTTAATTGTGTTCATGGCATTTGCTTCTGGCGGTTATCAACCTTCTGTTGAGTACTTAGAAAGCAGAAACTACACAGAGCCTTTGTTCGTATTCGCCATCATGGTGGTAGCAGCCAGTCGTCCTGTGTTGCACTTTGCTTCAGAGTTGGTGCGCTTGGTGTCTGGTTTACTCACCCAATTATTCCGCATCAATAATGTCACCACCAGTTATTTCGTGACACTCAGTCTTGTTCCATTGCTAGGCTCATTCATCACCGAGCCCGCAGCAATGACTTTGGCGGCACTACTTTTAAAGAAGAAAGTATTCAGTCAAACATCTAATACAAAATTAATGTACTTAACGATTGGCGTGCTGTTCGTTAACATTTCTATTGGTGGCGCATTAACCAGTTTTGCTGCTCCTCCAATCTTGATGGTGGCAAGCGCCTGGGGTTGGGACACCGCTTACGTTTTCCAAACATTCGGCATGAAAGCTGCTTTAGCAGTCATCATCAACGCCACATTGGTCACATTGTTGGTAAGAAGAGATTTACCTAAAGCAAATGCAAATCACCAGAACGATGTGATGCCACTCTTTGTTGTGGCAGTTCACTTACTTTTCTTAGCTGGCATCGTTGTGTTTGCTCACCACCCAGTGGTGTTCATGGGATTGCTACTTTTCTTCATGGGTTACACACACGCTTACGCTAAGTTTCAAAATCCTTTGCTCCTTAAAGAAGCTTTGATGGTTGCTTTCTTCCTAGCAGGATTGGTGGTACTTGGCGGCATGCAGCAATGGTGGTTACAACCGATTTTAGAAAACATGAGCAGCACGCTTGTTTACTACGGTGCAACAGCATTGACTGCCATCACTGACAATGCAGCTCTTACTTACCTTGGGTCTTTGGTTGAAGGTACTAGCGAAGAGTTTAAATATGCATTGGTTGCTGGCGCCATCACTGGCGGCGGCTTGACCGTGATTGCGAACGCACCAAATCCTGCTGGCATGTCCATTCTTCGTGAACATTTCCCTGATGGCAGCGTTTCTGCTCTGTGGTTATTCTTGGCAGCTTTGCCGCCAACCATCGTTGCGATCATTGCATTTCAGTTCATCTAA
- the miaB gene encoding tRNA (N6-isopentenyl adenosine(37)-C2)-methylthiotransferase MiaB: MKKVYIKTFGCQMNEYDSDKMADVLHHHDGMVKTDTPEDADLILLNTCSVREKAQEKVFSDLGRLRELKLKRPELMIGVGGCVASQEGKHIVNRAPYVDIVFGPQTLHRLPELIQARQSSGLSQVDISFPEIEKFDNLPPAKVEGGAAYVSIMEGCSKYCSYCVVPYTRGEEVSRPFEDVLTEVAGLAQQGVQEIQLLGQNVNAYRGSIAGSSEIADFAMLLEYVAEIPGVERIRFTTSHPKEFTQRLIDAYTKIPKLVNHLHLPVQHGSDRVLANMKRGYTILEYKSIIKKMKAVRPGISISSDFIVGFPGETEEDFEQLMKLVKEVKFDNSYCFTYSERPGTPAANLVDDVPLAVKNDRLKRLVSQIDQHVLEINQSMVGKTELAMVESMARDGIHLQCRTENGRVALINAGSDQAKRLIGKLMPVTFTEAMPHSLRGELMIQE; encoded by the coding sequence ATGAAAAAAGTTTATATCAAAACCTTCGGTTGTCAGATGAATGAATATGATTCTGACAAGATGGCGGACGTGCTCCACCATCACGATGGCATGGTAAAAACTGATACGCCAGAAGATGCAGATTTAATTCTTTTAAATACTTGCTCCGTTCGCGAAAAGGCTCAAGAAAAAGTTTTCTCTGACTTGGGTCGACTACGTGAATTAAAGTTAAAAAGACCTGAACTGATGATTGGTGTTGGCGGTTGTGTTGCCAGCCAAGAAGGCAAACACATCGTTAACCGCGCACCTTATGTTGACATTGTGTTTGGTCCACAAACCCTGCACAGACTTCCTGAACTGATTCAGGCACGACAATCAAGCGGCCTATCTCAGGTTGACATCAGCTTTCCAGAAATTGAAAAATTTGATAACTTGCCTCCAGCCAAAGTTGAAGGCGGTGCAGCGTATGTATCGATCATGGAAGGCTGCTCTAAATATTGCAGCTATTGCGTGGTTCCCTACACAAGGGGCGAAGAAGTTTCTAGACCATTTGAAGATGTTCTAACTGAAGTAGCTGGCTTGGCACAACAAGGTGTTCAAGAGATTCAGTTATTGGGTCAGAACGTGAATGCCTACCGAGGCAGTATTGCTGGATCTAGTGAGATTGCTGACTTTGCGATGCTATTGGAATATGTGGCAGAAATACCAGGCGTTGAGCGAATTCGTTTCACGACCAGTCATCCTAAAGAATTCACACAACGCTTGATTGATGCGTACACAAAGATTCCTAAGCTTGTGAACCATCTGCACTTACCAGTTCAACATGGCTCAGACAGAGTTTTAGCGAACATGAAACGTGGCTACACAATCTTGGAATACAAAAGCATCATCAAAAAGATGAAAGCTGTGCGTCCCGGCATTTCCATTTCAAGTGACTTCATCGTTGGCTTTCCGGGCGAGACAGAAGAAGATTTTGAGCAACTCATGAAGTTGGTCAAAGAAGTTAAATTTGATAACAGCTATTGCTTCACTTATAGCGAGCGACCTGGAACCCCTGCCGCCAATCTTGTAGATGACGTTCCATTGGCAGTTAAAAATGATCGTCTTAAAAGATTGGTGTCTCAAATTGATCAGCATGTTTTAGAAATTAATCAAAGCATGGTGGGTAAAACTGAGCTTGCCATGGTTGAAAGCATGGCGCGCGATGGCATTCATCTGCAATGCCGCACAGAAAATGGTCGCGTTGCTCTCATCAACGCTGGATCAGATCAAGCCAAACGCCTGATCGGTAAATTAATGCCTGTGACATTCACGGAAGCGATGCCGCACTCTTTGCGTGGCGAATTGATGATTCAGGAATGA
- the ybeY gene encoding rRNA maturation RNase YbeY, whose translation MSQAFKLTLELQFASESLEQTWSPLISKRKIGNWIKKALQQDASMTVRFVGNAESKKLNATYRHKDYATNILTFPYDIDPNSNALNADLVICLPVLKKEAMAQKKSIEQHLIHLIVHGTLHAQGFDHEDEIEAEAMESLEINILKSLKQANPYC comes from the coding sequence ATGAGCCAAGCATTTAAGCTAACACTCGAACTTCAGTTCGCCAGCGAATCTCTTGAACAAACTTGGTCACCGCTGATCAGCAAGAGAAAAATCGGCAACTGGATTAAAAAAGCTTTGCAACAAGACGCCAGCATGACCGTGAGATTTGTTGGCAATGCGGAGAGTAAAAAGTTAAACGCGACGTACCGACACAAAGACTATGCCACCAATATTCTGACTTTTCCCTACGATATTGATCCCAATAGCAATGCCCTGAATGCTGACTTAGTGATTTGTCTGCCAGTACTCAAAAAAGAAGCCATGGCTCAAAAAAAATCCATTGAGCAACATTTGATACATTTGATTGTTCACGGCACACTTCATGCCCAAGGTTTTGATCATGAAGATGAAATTGAAGCTGAAGCAATGGAATCGCTTGAAATCAATATTCTAAAAAGCCTAAAACAGGCAAACCCTTACTGCTGA
- a CDS encoding HlyC/CorC family transporter produces the protein MTTEPESKSLLERISALLTPSPSSPSEQRRELLETLKEAQADGLIDADALSMIEGVFQVSELSARDILIPRAQIDWIDINESVEDTIAEVIRAAHSRFPVYENNRDNVIGILLAKDLLRHSQEEDFQLRDWLRPAVFIPESKRLSVLLKDFREHRNHIAIVVDEYGGVAGLVTIEDVLEQIVGDIEDEHDTDDIEDNIINVSETKFRIRGITELDQVNKALGTSFADQDNDTLAGFILKNLGRVPHKGESITIGNILFEVQRADARQVHVLLATKLEID, from the coding sequence ATGACAACTGAACCCGAGTCGAAAAGCCTCCTAGAACGCATCAGCGCATTGCTGACGCCAAGCCCTTCTTCACCATCAGAGCAGCGTCGCGAGCTCCTGGAAACTCTCAAAGAAGCTCAAGCGGATGGCCTCATCGATGCAGACGCCTTATCAATGATTGAGGGCGTTTTCCAAGTTAGCGAACTTTCAGCCAGAGATATTCTGATCCCTCGAGCTCAAATCGATTGGATCGATATCAATGAATCAGTTGAAGACACGATTGCAGAAGTCATCAGAGCAGCACACTCACGATTCCCCGTATACGAAAACAATCGCGATAACGTGATTGGCATTCTGCTTGCGAAAGACTTGCTGCGTCATTCTCAAGAAGAAGACTTTCAATTGCGCGACTGGTTAAGACCAGCGGTATTTATTCCTGAATCAAAACGCTTGAGTGTTCTTTTGAAAGATTTCAGAGAACACCGCAACCACATTGCCATCGTTGTTGATGAATACGGTGGCGTTGCAGGTTTAGTCACCATTGAAGACGTGCTAGAACAAATTGTGGGTGACATTGAAGATGAACATGACACCGATGACATCGAAGACAACATCATCAATGTCAGCGAAACGAAGTTCAGAATCCGTGGCATCACCGAATTAGATCAAGTCAATAAAGCCTTAGGAACCAGCTTTGCCGATCAAGACAATGACACCCTTGCTGGGTTCATCTTGAAAAACTTGGGCAGAGTTCCACACAAAGGTGAATCCATCACGATTGGAAACATTCTTTTTGAGGTTCAACGAGCCGATGCCAGACAAGTGCACGTTTTATTAGCCACCAAATTAGAAATTGATTAA